A single Sutterella megalosphaeroides DNA region contains:
- a CDS encoding L-serine ammonia-lyase, with amino-acid sequence MAVSVFDMFRVGIGPSSSHTVGPMRAGAAFLGLLRDRGLFDKVGRIGVELMGSLAATGRGHGTDTACQLGLAGEVPETCDPDRVAELIAAVARTKTLRLGGERAVAFEPAADILFHPAKVPAFHTNAVEFTAYGEDRRDVPLVRRYYSVGGGFIVAAREDNPEEPIVPSAIIEGQKSMPYPFKSCDELMARASTARLSIAELMFANECSRLTADEVNAKLDAIWSVMEAGIERGLRQTEPLPGPFRVARRAKRLADDLRAREADGHTDPLGVLDWVNAYAMAVSEENASGGRVVTAPTNGAAGVIPAVIRYYLKHTENPSLEGVRTFLLTAGAIGILYKENASISGAEVGCQGEVGVACSMAAAGLAAVLGGTIAQIENAAEIAMEHNLGLTCDPVAGQVQIPCIERNAIAAVKAINATRMALRGDGSHYVSLDKVIRTMLETGRDMQSKYKETSRGGLAVSIVEC; translated from the coding sequence ATGGCTGTCAGCGTCTTCGATATGTTCCGCGTGGGGATCGGCCCCTCGTCCTCCCATACGGTGGGCCCGATGCGTGCCGGGGCGGCCTTCCTCGGATTGCTCCGCGATCGGGGGCTCTTTGACAAGGTCGGCCGCATCGGCGTCGAGCTCATGGGGAGCCTTGCCGCCACGGGCCGCGGGCACGGGACGGATACGGCCTGTCAGCTCGGGCTTGCGGGCGAAGTGCCCGAAACGTGCGATCCCGATCGCGTTGCGGAACTCATTGCCGCAGTCGCCCGCACGAAGACCCTGCGTCTCGGGGGCGAGCGCGCGGTGGCGTTCGAGCCCGCGGCCGATATCCTCTTTCATCCCGCGAAGGTGCCCGCTTTCCACACGAACGCGGTGGAATTCACGGCCTACGGCGAAGACCGTCGCGACGTTCCTCTCGTTCGCCGCTACTACTCGGTCGGGGGCGGCTTCATCGTGGCCGCCCGGGAAGACAACCCCGAAGAGCCGATCGTGCCCTCCGCGATCATCGAAGGGCAGAAGTCGATGCCCTACCCCTTCAAGTCCTGCGACGAACTCATGGCCCGTGCGAGCACCGCACGCCTCAGCATCGCGGAGCTCATGTTCGCCAACGAATGCTCGCGCCTTACGGCCGACGAGGTGAACGCGAAGCTCGATGCGATTTGGAGCGTCATGGAAGCCGGGATCGAACGCGGTCTTCGTCAGACGGAGCCTCTGCCCGGTCCCTTCCGTGTCGCTCGCCGCGCGAAGCGCCTGGCCGACGACCTGCGCGCCCGCGAAGCCGACGGGCACACCGATCCCCTGGGCGTTCTCGATTGGGTGAACGCCTATGCCATGGCTGTGAGCGAAGAAAACGCCTCGGGCGGTCGCGTGGTGACGGCGCCGACGAACGGCGCGGCCGGCGTCATTCCCGCCGTAATCCGGTACTACCTCAAGCACACGGAGAATCCTTCGCTTGAGGGCGTGCGCACCTTCCTGCTGACGGCGGGTGCGATCGGGATCCTCTACAAGGAAAACGCCTCGATTTCGGGTGCCGAAGTGGGTTGCCAGGGCGAAGTGGGCGTTGCGTGCTCGATGGCCGCGGCGGGTCTTGCGGCGGTGCTCGGCGGGACGATCGCGCAGATCGAAAACGCCGCCGAAATCGCGATGGAGCACAACCTCGGTCTCACGTGCGACCCGGTGGCGGGCCAGGTGCAGATTCCCTGCATCGAACGCAACGCCATCGCCGCCGTCAAGGCGATCAACGCGACGCGCATGGCGCTGCGCGGCGACGGTTCTCACTACGTGAGTCTTGACAAGGTGATCCGTACGATGCTCGAAACGGGACGCGACATGCAGAGCAAGTACAAGGAAACGAGCCGCGGCGGTCTCGCCGTGAGCATCGTCGAGTGCTGA
- the rfbB gene encoding dTDP-glucose 4,6-dehydratase translates to MLLVTGGAGFIGSNFILRWLEHANESIVNLDALTYAGNLENLRPVEHDPRYRFVRGNICDAALVADLFERYRPRAVVHFAAESHVDRSITGPSVFVETNVTGTTTLLNTAYRYWLGLPDEEKADFRFLNVSTDEVYGSMDRESPPAKESTPFDPSSPYSASKAAADQFGRAYARTYGLPVLTVRCTNNYGPRQYPEKLTPSIITRAAAGLPLPIYGSGRQIRDWIHVDDFCSALRCILAGGRPGDIYNVGASNEWENLAYVRKICAVLDELRPRAGGGSYADLIEHVHDRPGHDLRYALDSSKLREDLGWKPDVDFESGLRATVAWYLEEGPGVAL, encoded by the coding sequence ATGCTTCTCGTTACGGGCGGAGCCGGCTTCATCGGCTCCAATTTCATTCTTCGTTGGCTCGAGCACGCCAACGAGAGCATCGTGAATCTCGACGCGCTCACGTACGCGGGCAACCTTGAAAACCTTCGCCCCGTCGAGCACGATCCGCGCTACCGCTTCGTGCGCGGCAACATCTGCGACGCGGCGCTCGTCGCCGACCTGTTCGAGCGCTACCGCCCCCGGGCGGTCGTTCACTTCGCCGCCGAGAGCCACGTCGACCGCTCGATTACCGGTCCCTCCGTTTTCGTCGAAACGAACGTGACGGGTACGACGACGCTTCTCAATACGGCCTACCGGTATTGGCTCGGGCTTCCCGACGAGGAAAAAGCGGACTTTCGCTTCCTCAACGTCTCGACCGACGAGGTCTACGGCTCCATGGACCGCGAGAGCCCGCCCGCCAAGGAGTCGACCCCCTTCGATCCGAGCAGCCCCTATTCCGCGAGCAAGGCGGCGGCCGACCAGTTCGGGCGCGCCTACGCGCGCACCTACGGGCTTCCCGTTCTGACGGTGCGCTGCACGAACAATTACGGGCCGCGCCAGTACCCGGAAAAGCTGACGCCGAGCATCATCACCCGCGCCGCGGCGGGGTTGCCCCTTCCAATCTACGGATCGGGCCGACAGATCCGCGACTGGATCCACGTGGACGACTTTTGTTCGGCGCTTCGCTGCATTCTCGCGGGCGGACGCCCCGGGGATATCTACAACGTCGGGGCCTCGAACGAGTGGGAAAACCTCGCGTACGTGCGGAAAATCTGCGCCGTTCTCGACGAGCTGCGCCCCCGCGCCGGGGGCGGCTCGTACGCCGATCTGATCGAACACGTCCATGATCGCCCGGGGCACGATCTGCGCTACGCGCTCGACTCGAGCAAGCTGCGCGAAGACCTCGGTTGGAAGCCCGATGTCGACTTCGAGAGCGGCTTGCGCGCGACCGTGGCCTGGTACCTGGAAGAAGGCCCGGGCGTGGCGCTCTGA
- the rng gene encoding ribonuclease G: MMEHILINCSPRETRVAIVVDSVLQDLFIERACARGLVGNVYLGKVVRVLPGMQSAFVDVGLERTAFLHVADIFEAHGEGDKPKPIENVLHEGQSVMVQVAKDPIGTKGARLTTTISLAGRKLVYLPRDPHIGVSQRIEDEAQREALRAMLTAMRPESEKGGYIIRTSAEEGATEEEFRDDMAYLGRLWEEIRSKAGVSAAPTLLYQDLSLAQRVLRDMVHKETECVVVDGEAEFEALEHFAERFVPVAKGRLELYRGDRPLFETHGIDDEIERALGRRVDLKSGGYLVFDQTEAMTTIDVNTGGYVGKRDFSDTIFKTNLEAAQTIARQLRLRNLGGIIIVDFIDMSREEHREAVLAELRRAVSTDRTRMTVSNFTELGLVAMTRKRTRESLAHVLCEPCPICGGRGEVKTARTVCYDILREILRLSRQYKDAKEFRIQASQSVIDMLLEDESPALELLQASIEKPVLLEVEPSYTQEVWDVILA, encoded by the coding sequence ATCATGGAACACATTCTCATCAACTGCTCGCCTCGGGAAACGCGCGTCGCCATTGTAGTGGACAGCGTCCTGCAGGACCTTTTCATCGAGCGCGCCTGCGCCCGCGGTCTCGTCGGCAACGTCTACCTCGGAAAGGTGGTTCGCGTGCTTCCGGGCATGCAGAGCGCCTTCGTCGACGTGGGTCTGGAGCGAACGGCTTTCTTGCACGTCGCCGACATTTTCGAGGCGCACGGCGAAGGCGACAAGCCAAAGCCCATCGAGAACGTGCTTCACGAAGGGCAGTCCGTGATGGTGCAGGTGGCCAAGGACCCGATCGGCACCAAAGGGGCCCGATTGACGACGACGATTTCACTTGCAGGCCGAAAGCTCGTCTATCTGCCGCGCGACCCGCACATCGGCGTTTCGCAGCGCATCGAAGACGAAGCGCAGCGCGAGGCGCTTCGCGCCATGCTGACCGCCATGCGGCCGGAATCGGAAAAGGGAGGCTACATCATCCGTACGAGCGCCGAAGAGGGGGCGACCGAAGAAGAGTTTCGCGATGACATGGCCTACCTCGGGCGCCTCTGGGAGGAAATCCGCTCGAAGGCGGGCGTGAGTGCGGCGCCGACACTCCTTTATCAGGACCTCTCGCTCGCGCAGCGCGTGCTGCGCGACATGGTGCACAAGGAAACCGAGTGCGTCGTAGTCGACGGCGAAGCGGAATTCGAAGCGCTCGAGCACTTTGCGGAACGGTTCGTGCCGGTCGCGAAAGGTCGGCTCGAGCTCTACCGCGGCGACCGGCCGCTCTTTGAGACGCACGGGATCGACGACGAAATCGAACGCGCCCTCGGGCGTCGCGTCGATTTGAAGAGCGGCGGCTACCTCGTTTTCGATCAGACGGAAGCGATGACGACGATCGACGTCAATACGGGCGGTTACGTCGGGAAGCGCGACTTCAGCGACACGATTTTCAAAACGAACCTCGAGGCCGCGCAGACGATCGCGCGTCAGCTGCGCTTGCGCAATCTCGGGGGCATCATCATCGTCGACTTCATCGACATGTCGCGCGAAGAGCACCGCGAAGCGGTGCTCGCGGAATTGCGCCGTGCGGTCTCGACGGACCGCACGCGCATGACGGTGAGCAACTTCACGGAGCTCGGCCTCGTGGCCATGACCCGAAAGCGCACGCGCGAGTCGCTCGCGCACGTGCTCTGCGAGCCCTGTCCCATTTGCGGCGGACGCGGCGAAGTGAAGACGGCGCGTACGGTCTGCTACGACATTCTGCGCGAGATTCTGCGCTTGAGCCGTCAGTACAAGGACGCGAAGGAATTCCGCATTCAGGCGAGCCAGTCCGTGATCGACATGCTGCTCGAAGACGAATCGCCCGCGCTCGAACTCCTTCAGGCATCGATTGAAAAGCCCGTGCTTCTCGAAGTGGAGCCGAGCTACACGCAGGAAGTCTGGGATGTGATCCTGGCGTAA
- the sbcB gene encoding exodeoxyribonuclease I, translated as MAQTTTTFYWYDYETFGINRRTDRPAQFAGLRTGADLVPVPGPEGEGEVFYAKPALDYLPSPESSLLTGITPQECDERGLRETEFAGTIFKRFNTPGTVSIGYNTLGFDDEVTRFLFWRNFLDPYSHSWANGCSRWDLFPLVCAVWALRGDTIAWPRWEDIDPAVYPAAEGRKGVTFKLEFLTKANGLEHGHAHDALSDVEATVALARLIAQKEPRLWQWAFENRTKDKIVAALEKGPVVWVSPKFGVVRGCTRIVMLVGQIGNDALVWDLMADPTELREIDREALHRRLFASPKNLPEGERPLPLWKLKVNASPFVCGSLAVLKPERAQKYGLDLERIRANAEKLSAMLRDIQGTILTAAQTKEAEFPKNDEEDAETGLYSGGFPTPADRARFKKIREASPEYLADRRMDFDDERFDGLLLRFRARNWPESLSHEERETWRAWCEAHVLEGRNRARTIADYFEEIDRLEGEADPEDDAKREVLEALYAWGERVGEAASPE; from the coding sequence ATGGCCCAGACGACCACAACCTTTTATTGGTACGACTACGAAACCTTCGGCATCAACCGCCGCACGGACCGACCCGCGCAGTTCGCGGGTCTGCGCACGGGCGCGGACCTCGTGCCCGTGCCGGGCCCGGAGGGCGAGGGTGAAGTCTTTTACGCAAAGCCCGCGCTCGACTACCTGCCGAGTCCGGAAAGTTCGCTCCTGACGGGCATCACCCCGCAGGAGTGCGACGAGCGCGGTTTGCGCGAAACCGAGTTTGCCGGGACGATCTTCAAGCGCTTCAATACGCCGGGGACGGTCAGCATCGGCTACAACACGCTCGGCTTCGACGACGAAGTGACGCGGTTTCTTTTCTGGCGCAACTTCCTCGACCCCTACAGCCACAGCTGGGCGAACGGTTGCTCGCGCTGGGACCTGTTCCCGCTCGTGTGCGCCGTCTGGGCGCTGCGCGGCGACACGATTGCGTGGCCGCGCTGGGAAGACATCGACCCCGCGGTCTATCCGGCCGCTGAAGGGCGCAAGGGCGTCACCTTCAAGTTGGAATTCCTCACGAAAGCCAACGGGCTTGAACACGGACACGCGCACGACGCGCTCTCCGACGTCGAAGCGACGGTGGCGCTTGCGCGCCTCATCGCGCAAAAAGAACCCCGGCTCTGGCAGTGGGCGTTCGAGAATCGAACGAAAGACAAGATCGTCGCCGCGCTCGAAAAGGGGCCCGTCGTCTGGGTGTCGCCGAAATTCGGCGTCGTTCGCGGCTGTACCCGCATCGTGATGCTGGTGGGGCAGATCGGCAATGACGCGCTCGTTTGGGACCTGATGGCCGACCCGACGGAGTTGCGTGAAATCGACCGCGAGGCGCTCCATCGCCGACTTTTCGCCTCGCCCAAGAACCTTCCCGAAGGAGAACGGCCCCTGCCGCTCTGGAAGCTGAAGGTCAATGCTTCGCCCTTCGTCTGCGGGAGCCTTGCCGTGTTGAAGCCCGAACGGGCGCAGAAGTACGGGCTTGATCTCGAACGCATCCGCGCGAACGCCGAAAAGCTTTCCGCAATGCTGCGCGACATCCAGGGGACGATTCTCACGGCGGCTCAGACCAAAGAAGCGGAATTTCCGAAGAACGACGAAGAAGACGCCGAAACAGGCCTCTACAGCGGGGGCTTCCCCACGCCCGCGGACCGTGCGCGGTTTAAGAAAATCCGCGAGGCTTCGCCCGAATACCTCGCCGACCGGAGGATGGACTTCGACGATGAGCGCTTCGACGGGTTGCTTTTGCGCTTCCGTGCTCGCAACTGGCCCGAAAGCCTTTCGCACGAAGAGCGCGAAACCTGGCGCGCCTGGTGCGAAGCGCACGTTCTCGAAGGGCGCAATCGTGCGCGCACGATTGCGGACTACTTCGAGGAAATCGACCGCCTTGAAGGGGAGGCCGATCCCGAGGACGACGCGAAGCGCGAAGTGCTCGAGGCGCTTTACGCCTGGGGCGAACGCGTGGGCGAAGCGGCGTCTCCCGAATAA
- the cuyB gene encoding cysteate racemase: protein MKSLTIGLAAGINPSVALALKAELIGVGARNDVRVNVVTSEIEMRKDAPDARIELGDRKIAALESVIELERAGCDEVVVPDVRCEPFFDEVQTEVEVPMVSLYRGLPAALEAAGVRRIGLLGVAVDREFFVKLLDGTAEVLELSDELKALYRTVQDPETGLRRTGLTPEHKAALLKAAEELLADGAELLVTACGQMARFVPDLKAEGLPVFDLLRDTAERAVLAPLARRPKPFKVGMIGGLGPAATVDLYDKIVKATPARNDQEHFKVAVEQNPQIADRTACLLGNGTDPTLAMFNCARRLQEDGCDMLIVPCNTAHAFVPYIERNLRIPFINMQQVTMEEIREKFGDAARIGLLATAGTVKAGIYGKKAEAMNLPMFTPDEAHQERVMAAIYGPKGAKAGYTDGVCREDLVSAVEYLVTTYDCNCLILGCTELPLILDETDDFRVAGKTVSLIDPTSALARRVVKEAKKAEAERGVR, encoded by the coding sequence ATGAAGAGTCTGACGATCGGCCTTGCGGCCGGGATCAATCCGTCGGTGGCGCTCGCACTCAAAGCTGAGCTCATCGGCGTAGGCGCACGAAACGATGTTCGCGTCAACGTGGTGACGAGCGAAATTGAAATGCGCAAGGACGCGCCCGATGCGCGGATCGAGCTCGGCGACCGCAAAATCGCGGCGCTCGAAAGCGTGATCGAACTGGAGCGCGCGGGTTGCGACGAAGTGGTGGTGCCCGACGTGCGGTGTGAACCCTTCTTCGACGAAGTCCAAACGGAAGTCGAAGTGCCGATGGTGTCTCTCTACCGGGGTCTCCCCGCGGCGCTCGAAGCGGCGGGCGTTCGCCGCATCGGCCTTCTCGGCGTGGCAGTCGATCGGGAATTCTTCGTGAAGCTTCTCGACGGGACGGCCGAAGTGCTCGAACTTTCCGACGAACTGAAGGCGCTTTACCGCACGGTGCAGGACCCCGAAACGGGCCTGCGTCGCACGGGGCTCACACCCGAACACAAGGCCGCGCTTCTGAAGGCGGCAGAGGAGCTTCTGGCAGACGGCGCGGAACTCCTCGTTACTGCCTGCGGTCAGATGGCGCGCTTCGTTCCCGACCTCAAGGCCGAGGGGCTTCCCGTCTTCGACCTCTTGCGCGATACGGCCGAGCGCGCCGTGCTCGCGCCGCTCGCGCGTCGTCCGAAGCCCTTCAAGGTGGGCATGATCGGCGGTCTCGGGCCCGCGGCCACGGTCGACCTCTACGACAAGATCGTGAAGGCGACGCCCGCGCGCAACGACCAGGAACATTTCAAGGTTGCGGTCGAACAGAATCCTCAGATTGCCGACCGCACGGCGTGCCTGCTCGGCAACGGCACCGACCCGACGCTCGCGATGTTCAACTGCGCCCGTCGTCTGCAGGAAGACGGCTGCGACATGCTGATCGTTCCCTGCAATACCGCGCACGCTTTCGTTCCGTACATCGAGCGCAACCTGCGCATTCCCTTCATCAACATGCAGCAGGTGACGATGGAGGAAATCCGCGAGAAGTTCGGCGACGCGGCCCGCATCGGCCTTCTGGCGACGGCGGGAACCGTGAAGGCGGGGATCTACGGTAAGAAAGCCGAAGCCATGAACCTTCCCATGTTCACGCCCGACGAAGCGCATCAGGAACGCGTCATGGCGGCGATCTACGGGCCGAAGGGCGCAAAGGCGGGTTACACGGACGGCGTCTGCCGCGAAGACCTCGTGAGTGCCGTCGAGTACCTCGTGACGACGTACGACTGCAACTGCCTCATTCTCGGCTGCACGGAGCTTCCGCTCATCCTGGACGAAACGGATGACTTCCGCGTGGCCGGCAAGACCGTTTCGCTCATCGACCCGACCTCGGCGCTCGCGCGTCGCGTCGTGAAGGAGGCGAAAAAGGCCGAGGCCGAACGCGGCGTTCGCTGA
- a CDS encoding NAD(P)-dependent oxidoreductase, producing the protein MAEKIYPTTVPTRVAFIGLGTMGYPMAGHLKRAGHDVCVYNRTTAKAEKWVEKFGGTMAATPREAAEGARIVFACVGNDDDLRSVVLGDDGALAGMSAGSMFWDHTTASAHVERDLAKVAAEKGVAWVDAPVSGGQSGAENGTLTMLCGGEELACNLGRPIVMSYAAAVTRMGDTGAGQLAKMVNQICIAGCVQGLAEAVAFGMNAGLDMEKVIDAIGRGAASSWQLVNRGKTMAEGKFDFGFAVDWMRKDLGIVMEEARRNGSQLPVTELVDRFYGEIQAEGGNRLDTSSLILRLPRKARQSS; encoded by the coding sequence ATGGCCGAAAAGATTTATCCCACCACTGTTCCCACTCGGGTCGCTTTCATCGGGCTCGGCACCATGGGCTACCCCATGGCGGGGCACCTGAAGCGCGCAGGGCACGACGTGTGCGTCTACAACCGTACGACCGCCAAGGCCGAAAAGTGGGTGGAGAAGTTCGGCGGCACCATGGCCGCCACGCCGCGCGAAGCGGCCGAAGGCGCGCGCATCGTCTTTGCGTGCGTCGGCAATGACGACGACCTTCGCAGCGTTGTGCTCGGCGACGATGGTGCTCTTGCGGGCATGTCGGCGGGGAGCATGTTCTGGGACCATACGACCGCGAGCGCTCACGTCGAGCGCGATCTTGCGAAGGTAGCCGCCGAAAAGGGCGTCGCCTGGGTGGACGCGCCCGTTTCGGGCGGTCAGTCGGGGGCCGAGAACGGAACGCTCACAATGCTCTGCGGGGGCGAGGAGTTGGCCTGCAATCTCGGTCGACCGATCGTGATGAGCTACGCTGCGGCCGTGACGCGCATGGGCGACACGGGTGCGGGGCAGTTGGCGAAGATGGTCAATCAGATCTGCATCGCGGGTTGCGTCCAAGGACTTGCGGAGGCCGTGGCCTTCGGCATGAACGCGGGGCTCGACATGGAAAAGGTGATCGACGCGATCGGTCGCGGAGCGGCTTCTTCGTGGCAGCTTGTCAACCGCGGCAAGACAATGGCGGAAGGGAAGTTCGACTTCGGGTTTGCGGTCGACTGGATGCGCAAGGACCTCGGCATCGTCATGGAAGAGGCCCGACGCAACGGGTCGCAGCTTCCCGTGACGGAGCTCGTCGACCGCTTCTACGGCGAAATTCAAGCCGAGGGCGGCAACCGGCTCGATACCTCGAGCCTCATTCTGCGACTTCCCCGCAAGGCGCGGCAAAGCTCGTGA
- a CDS encoding glutamine--tRNA ligase, translating to MSENSETPVSGHATNFIRNIIEDDLAQGANLPRYWCGRPAPYSEQLKEGAPDEAKIRTRFPPEPNGYLHIGHAKSICLNFGLARDYGGYCHMRFDDTNPVKEDQEYVDGIMDSVRWLGFNWEHDKETNLYFASSYFEYMYRFAEHLITTGYAYVDEQTADEMRDNRGTLKEPGKNSPFRDRSVEENLRLFREMREGKHAEGSMVLRAKIDMASPNINLRDPAIYRIRFAEHHATGNAWCIYPMYTFAHPIEDSLENITHSICTLEFEDQRAFYDWALERIVPVLRTPQYEEARALIAKMAAGEDDRALSFAARALAAKEKLGQSEPECAMRRLFDAWGDKAPETLDDASMKEFFALLEAHPENFTPLMQAALDVVRKNFFLLSHQYEFNRLNLTYVVVSKRKLIQLVTEKYVDGWDDPRMPTIVGLRRRGFTPESLQSFADRCGVSKVSGGWIDYSVLEQCLREDLEARALRRMAVMKPLKLIIDNYPEGASEELLADNHPQKPELGQRKITFSRELWIEETDFAEVPPKGFRRLTIPTDGTPAKPVRLRAGYVIVPTSYEKDETGRVVAVHADYLPETKSGTEGSLSVKTKATIHWLDAKTAVPAEIRVYDRLFCEPNPEAGEGSFLDRLTPNSKVILSSYVEPAAAAAERDEKFQFERCGYFVADRKDHTAEKPVFNLAVGLKDTWRK from the coding sequence ATGAGTGAAAACTCGGAAACGCCCGTGAGCGGGCACGCCACCAACTTCATCCGCAACATCATCGAAGACGATCTGGCCCAAGGAGCGAACCTTCCCCGCTACTGGTGCGGCCGTCCGGCGCCCTATTCCGAGCAACTGAAGGAGGGTGCCCCCGACGAGGCGAAGATCCGCACGCGCTTCCCGCCGGAGCCCAACGGCTACCTGCACATCGGTCACGCGAAGAGCATCTGCCTGAATTTCGGTCTCGCCCGCGACTACGGCGGCTACTGCCACATGCGCTTCGACGACACGAACCCGGTGAAGGAAGACCAGGAATACGTCGACGGCATCATGGACAGCGTTCGCTGGCTCGGTTTCAACTGGGAGCACGACAAGGAGACGAACCTCTACTTCGCGAGCTCCTACTTCGAGTACATGTACCGCTTCGCCGAGCATCTCATCACGACGGGCTACGCCTACGTCGACGAGCAGACGGCCGACGAGATGCGCGACAACCGCGGCACCCTCAAGGAGCCCGGCAAGAATTCGCCCTTCCGCGACCGCTCGGTCGAGGAGAACCTGCGTCTTTTCCGCGAAATGCGCGAAGGCAAGCACGCCGAAGGTTCGATGGTGCTGCGCGCCAAGATCGACATGGCGAGCCCCAACATCAACCTGCGCGACCCGGCGATCTACCGCATTCGCTTCGCCGAACACCACGCCACGGGGAACGCCTGGTGCATCTACCCGATGTACACGTTCGCGCACCCGATCGAAGACTCGCTTGAGAACATCACGCACTCGATCTGCACGCTCGAATTCGAAGACCAGCGCGCGTTCTACGACTGGGCGCTGGAGCGCATCGTGCCCGTGTTGCGCACGCCGCAGTACGAAGAAGCTCGTGCGTTGATCGCGAAGATGGCTGCGGGCGAAGACGACCGCGCTCTTTCTTTCGCGGCCCGCGCGCTTGCGGCCAAGGAAAAGCTCGGTCAGAGCGAGCCCGAATGCGCGATGCGCCGACTCTTCGACGCGTGGGGCGACAAGGCGCCCGAAACGCTCGACGACGCGTCGATGAAGGAATTCTTCGCGCTTCTCGAAGCGCACCCCGAAAACTTCACGCCCCTCATGCAGGCGGCGCTCGATGTGGTTCGCAAGAACTTCTTCCTTCTTTCGCACCAGTACGAATTCAACCGTCTGAACCTCACGTACGTGGTCGTGAGCAAGCGCAAGCTCATTCAGCTCGTGACCGAAAAGTACGTCGACGGTTGGGACGACCCGCGCATGCCGACGATCGTCGGTCTGCGTCGTCGCGGCTTCACGCCCGAAAGCCTCCAGAGCTTTGCGGACCGCTGCGGCGTCTCGAAGGTTTCGGGCGGTTGGATCGACTATTCGGTTCTGGAGCAGTGCCTGCGCGAAGACCTCGAAGCGCGCGCCCTTCGCCGCATGGCGGTGATGAAGCCCCTGAAGCTCATCATCGACAACTACCCCGAAGGCGCGAGCGAAGAACTCCTCGCGGACAACCACCCGCAAAAGCCCGAACTCGGCCAGCGCAAGATCACGTTCTCGCGCGAACTCTGGATCGAAGAGACGGACTTCGCGGAGGTGCCCCCGAAGGGCTTCCGCCGCCTCACGATTCCGACCGACGGCACGCCCGCCAAGCCCGTGCGTCTGCGCGCCGGCTACGTCATCGTGCCGACGAGCTACGAGAAGGACGAAACGGGCCGCGTCGTCGCGGTGCACGCCGACTACCTCCCCGAAACGAAGTCGGGCACCGAGGGGTCGCTCTCCGTGAAGACGAAGGCGACGATTCACTGGCTCGACGCCAAGACGGCGGTTCCGGCCGAAATCCGCGTCTACGATCGACTCTTCTGCGAACCGAACCCGGAAGCGGGTGAAGGCTCGTTCCTCGACCGACTCACGCCGAATTCGAAGGTGATTCTCTCGTCGTACGTCGAACCCGCGGCGGCCGCGGCCGAACGCGACGAAAAGTTCCAGTTCGAACGCTGCGGCTACTTCGTTGCGGACCGCAAGGACCACACGGCTGAAAAACCTGTTTTCAATTTGGCCGTGGGCCTCAAGGACACGTGGCGCAAGTAA
- a CDS encoding FMN-binding protein yields the protein MKKILAVAAVAALAAGAAQAAYKDGTYTGEGKGRESMIQVQVDVKDGKIADVKVVKHGETEMIIAAPIETMLPEIVKKNGVEGVDSVGGATLSSDGIKAAVKDALSKAQ from the coding sequence ATGAAGAAGATCCTCGCTGTCGCCGCCGTTGCCGCTCTCGCCGCCGGTGCCGCTCAGGCCGCCTACAAGGACGGCACGTACACGGGTGAAGGCAAGGGCCGCGAATCGATGATTCAGGTCCAGGTCGACGTCAAGGACGGCAAGATCGCCGACGTCAAGGTCGTCAAGCACGGCGAAACCGAAATGATCATCGCTGCCCCGATCGAAACGATGCTCCCCGAAATCGTCAAGAAGAACGGCGTTGAAGGCGTCGACAGCGTCGGCGGTGCCACGCTCTCCTCCGACGGCATCAAGGCCGCCGTCAAGGACGCTCTCTCGAAGGCGCAGTAA